In Tissierellales bacterium, the DNA window CATATGCTTGAACCATAATCTTACCATAGCCTTCAACTTCTATTTTACCACTACTAGATAGGTCCACTGACTCAATATGTTTTTCTTTTTCAGTAACTGACCATGTAAGATCCGTATTTTTATATTCTTTCTCATCATAGTCTTCTACCTTGAATGTATATCTCTTATCTTGCTCTATAGCCGGTTCATCTTCATCAACCTCTTTATGGTCTATATACAAATTCAAGAATATAGTAGGTTTTTCATCTTGATATTCAAGGTTTCCAACTTCTATAACTTTTCTAGCCATAACAGGAACTCCATCTACCATTCCACCCGCAGTGACTAGTACTCTACCTTTACCTGACACACTTAGCAATCCAGTTTGTTCATCTATTGCCATTTGCCATATATCTCCGTCTATTTGGCTTACTGACCATTCTATATCTGTTATTTTTTTATTATTTGGAGCCTCTCCTTTGAGCCTTAGCTGTCCTGCAATCTCTCTAACGCTATAAACACCATTATCAGAAATTATCTTCATACCTTGCTCTTTTTCGTAATAGCTGTTTTCAAATTCTCTCTCTGGTTCTTCTTTTTCTGGCTTTGTAATATCTGTGTAGTTTACATTTTCAACATCTATTATTTTCTGTTTATAAAGTTCTGATCCGTCTGTAGTGTGAAGAGTTACTAGCACTCGACCCATTCCATATGCTTTTAGTATGTTTTTCTCTATAGTCGGATATTCTGTAAATCTACCATCAAGAATCTCAGCTTTCCACTCAAATTTCTTTTGATTCTCGAGCTCATCCTTGTCGTATTTATCGTCAATCTCTATAATCGGAGTAAGTTTCATAGTACCATCTTCTGGCATTTTCTCAGCTTCTAATGTAAAATCCACTGCATCTATGATATCATCGTCATATCTACGTCTTACAAAAAATTCTCTTTGTGCAATTAATTCGTATGAAGATCCTTTTAATTTGGCTGTAATCCAAATTTCACCCTCCTCTGAATCATCAGCTATCATCAAAAATCCATTTTGGCTTATTTGAGCTTTTATATCTTTATCATCTTTATGTGTAATCGACCACTCTACTTGTCCACCCTTTATATGCTTAGGTGAAAGTTCTGCTTTAAGCTGATAATTGTGCTTATCTCTAAGCCTATCTAAATAATCTCCCTCTTCATCATCTTTATAGGTTATTTTTATATCTGTATACATATTATAATCTCTATAAGGATACTTCGTCCATTTATCAGGATTACCAACAAATATATCCTGAGTCGTCTTGAGTTCAGGTTTCTGTGCATCAAATGCTGTTACAGTCATCATTCCATCACCCTGAGCTTCTATTACTCCAGTATACGGATCTATATATGAATAATTTACACCCTTGCCATTTAATATAGACCAAGTGAGATTTGGTTCAGATACTTTATCTAATTGATCTCTTTTTCTTATAATCAATTTTACAGGTTCTTTTGACGGTACGGATATAAGATTCGTTCTATTAGTTCTAATCAAATAATTATCCCAAGCTGTTTTTGGAAGTGGTGCATCGAAAGCTTCTTTAACTACTTTATTTTCAATTTTTGCGCTAACTATTCCACTTCCTAAAATCAATCCGTCTACCGCTTTTGCTATCTCAACTCCATTTGAGTTTACTTCTGCAACTTCAACTCTTCCATCTCCAGTTACTTTCGTTATAGCGTTTGCTGTGAGTTTTTTTACTTTCGCATTATAATCTAAATAAACTGAAGTTCCTGCTGCTGCCTTCGCTATTACTATTTCATCTACTACAGCATCTCTCTTTACATCAATAAATGAGTTTACATTTACATTTACTCTCTTTACATGACCTTCTACGACTGTTCTTTTTCTCTCTGTGTTTACATTTATGACATCCACCTCTCCTATGTATTCCGGAAGCGACATGTCGTTTGCTGTTATTTTCTTTATTTCCGAGTCTTCTGATGTCCTTATAGCGGATTCATTTGCACTTGAAACAAATTGCAAATCAGCTATGGTAGATTCTCCAACTAAGTCTATAAGAGATTCTTCATTTACATTTACCTTGCCAAATTCACCTTCGAGCTCCACTCTAGCAAATGTCTTTTGATCGCCTATATCCATATTTATAAATCCAAGTTCTGTGAAAAATTGTTCTCGAAGTTTTGCATCTGATTTTACAGTAGTATGTTCTATAGTAGTTCCACCATCTGTAACTATCGTCACGGGGAAGTTGTCCCTCTTTACAACCAATTCTTTTATATTACAATTTCTGAAACGAATGGCCTCTCCGCCACCCATTATTACCATTTTACCCTTTACTACAGTATCTTCTAGCTCTACTCCACCATCTCCAACACCGGGTGCAATGTAAAGATTTCCATTTATAGTTGCATTTATTATCGTTACATAATCCTCATTTATTATGA includes these proteins:
- a CDS encoding S-layer homology domain-containing protein, encoding MRKVLSMMLAVAITASSVFVSPIRAKAHWADEYIYKWKNYGILKNIDTTNPDKVLSYGEFDALVGEFEGIEKKTFNELPMSREAAIHELMRDFDIPESRTITKARKFKDFAQIDGSYAFYVEGAINAGIIETTRSEFKPKDPITLGEALVLLDRIADQTINVDGQFTYYGEDAKPFNNLIINEDYVTIINATINGNLYIAPGVGDGGVELEDTVVKGKMVIMGGGEAIRFRNCNIKELVVKRDNFPVTIVTDGGTTIEHTTVKSDAKLREQFFTELGFINMDIGDQKTFARVELEGEFGKVNVNEESLIDLVGESTIADLQFVSSANESAIRTSEDSEIKKITANDMSLPEYIGEVDVINVNTERKRTVVEGHVKRVNVNVNSFIDVKRDAVVDEIVIAKAAAGTSVYLDYNAKVKKLTANAITKVTGDGRVEVAEVNSNGVEIAKAVDGLILGSGIVSAKIENKVVKEAFDAPLPKTAWDNYLIRTNRTNLISVPSKEPVKLIIRKRDQLDKVSEPNLTWSILNGKGVNYSYIDPYTGVIEAQGDGMMTVTAFDAQKPELKTTQDIFVGNPDKWTKYPYRDYNMYTDIKITYKDDEEGDYLDRLRDKHNYQLKAELSPKHIKGGQVEWSITHKDDKDIKAQISQNGFLMIADDSEEGEIWITAKLKGSSYELIAQREFFVRRRYDDDIIDAVDFTLEAEKMPEDGTMKLTPIIEIDDKYDKDELENQKKFEWKAEILDGRFTEYPTIEKNILKAYGMGRVLVTLHTTDGSELYKQKIIDVENVNYTDITKPEKEEPEREFENSYYEKEQGMKIISDNGVYSVREIAGQLRLKGEAPNNKKITDIEWSVSQIDGDIWQMAIDEQTGLLSVSGKGRVLVTAGGMVDGVPVMARKVIEVGNLEYQDEKPTIFLNLYIDHKEVDEDEPAIEQDKRYTFKVEDYDEKEYKNTDLTWSVTEKEKHIESVDLSSSGKIEVEGYGKIMVQAYGESSDGNSWLIGYKEIVVEKDEDDEDDEDDEDDDD